In the genome of Neisseria animaloris, one region contains:
- the uhpT gene encoding hexose-6-phosphate:phosphate antiporter, with the protein MSRFLAINKIPNKGIPIAEQRRMWLRQFLKAFLVVFVTYMCMYLIRNNFKAAQPMMKEQLGLTTLQLGYIGLAFSITYGLGKTAVGYYISDKNTKKSISVMLVCSSIVVLAMGLLMSFYGSVIGIFIVLWGLNGIFQAAGGPAAYSTISRWAPRKERGRYLGFWNMSHNVGGAVAGILALWGANVFFGGNVYGMFIFPAVIALVIGIASFFIGKDDPEELGWNRCEEIFGEPVESENTKADEMPMWQAFKQFVLRNPWIWMLCIANVFVYIVRIGIDNWAPLYVTEVLGFGKLDAVNTIFYFEVGAILASLSWGYVSDLLNGRRAAVAVGCMIAIIFAVMMYRNATSVLMVNISLFLLGALIFGPQLLIGISLVGFVPKKGISVANGMTGTFGYLFGDSIAKVGLAAIADPKSGGLTLFGHTLHGWSDVFIVFYLALFAGIVLLIIVAYGEEKRIRVINEVLDKH; encoded by the coding sequence ATGTCAAGATTTTTGGCCATCAATAAAATTCCCAACAAGGGTATTCCTATTGCCGAGCAGCGCAGGATGTGGCTCCGGCAATTTTTAAAAGCTTTTTTGGTAGTGTTTGTTACCTACATGTGCATGTATTTGATTCGTAACAACTTCAAAGCTGCACAGCCGATGATGAAAGAACAACTGGGGCTGACCACGCTTCAGCTCGGTTATATCGGTTTGGCTTTCAGTATTACTTACGGTTTGGGCAAAACGGCTGTCGGTTATTACATCAGCGATAAAAATACCAAAAAATCTATTTCAGTGATGTTGGTGTGTTCTTCCATTGTTGTACTGGCAATGGGCCTTTTAATGAGTTTTTATGGTTCCGTAATCGGTATTTTCATTGTTTTATGGGGATTAAACGGTATTTTTCAGGCGGCCGGCGGGCCGGCGGCTTATTCTACCATTTCCCGTTGGGCTCCGCGTAAGGAGCGCGGCCGGTACCTCGGTTTCTGGAATATGTCGCATAACGTCGGCGGGGCCGTAGCCGGCATATTGGCATTATGGGGTGCTAATGTTTTCTTCGGCGGTAATGTTTACGGTATGTTCATTTTCCCTGCGGTAATCGCTTTGGTGATTGGTATTGCCAGTTTTTTCATCGGCAAAGACGACCCCGAAGAGCTGGGTTGGAACCGTTGCGAAGAAATTTTCGGCGAACCGGTGGAATCGGAAAATACCAAAGCCGATGAAATGCCGATGTGGCAGGCTTTCAAACAGTTTGTATTGCGTAATCCGTGGATTTGGATGCTGTGTATTGCCAATGTGTTCGTTTATATCGTGCGTATCGGTATCGACAATTGGGCGCCGCTTTATGTAACCGAGGTGCTCGGATTCGGCAAACTTGATGCGGTCAATACGATTTTCTATTTTGAAGTAGGTGCGATTCTTGCCAGCTTGAGCTGGGGTTATGTTTCCGACCTGCTAAACGGCCGCCGTGCCGCTGTTGCGGTGGGTTGTATGATTGCTATTATCTTTGCGGTAATGATGTATCGCAATGCAACCAGCGTGCTGATGGTGAACATTTCACTTTTCTTGCTTGGCGCATTGATTTTCGGCCCGCAGTTGCTGATCGGTATTTCTTTGGTAGGGTTCGTACCTAAAAAAGGTATCAGTGTCGCTAACGGTATGACCGGTACGTTCGGCTATCTTTTCGGCGATTCGATTGCCAAAGTCGGTTTGGCTGCTATTGCCGATCCGAAAAGCGGCGGCCTGACTTTGTTTGGCCATACCTTGCACGGCTGGTCTGATGTATTTATTGTGTTTTATCTTGCCTTGTTTGCCGGTATCGTATTGCTGATTATCGTGGCTTACGGTGAAGAAAAACGTATCCGCGTGATTAACGAAGTATTGGACAAGCATTAA